A window of Citrus sinensis cultivar Valencia sweet orange chromosome 7, DVS_A1.0, whole genome shotgun sequence contains these coding sequences:
- the LOC102621045 gene encoding uncharacterized protein LOC102621045 isoform X2, with amino-acid sequence MDPPSPKFFQAQSVFTSAGQQTMDRNTSLCGKSKGNPFAVVDTFDDPLCKLNLKETSEFVKSFPVAVNDNSISAQRRGVNSVIQKRIEAPPTPGRPVFSFSVGNFSRKNVPSKWDDAEKWLNSTSCHGSPAHPIKPVPIPIPESSKNQKQVDNFKQQMVVFSEKSRVTEEKVSKVISSFQSSLSLDHHNSASAFNGVSVSTDVFLKDKFADEVQSVLPNFKYSEPSREGFLFRNTNGETMKDVATEVIHEVQHRDVGTEMTPLGSSTVSRCHTPFTSSSPARHNTPANRSGPLALGHSNSINSTVDISQLQECHLAKLQLGTQYDSVPSNWSSREEEEEEISKSLRHFETGSVCQKSASDSRAAAWEEEEKTKCCLRYQREEAKIQAWVNLQSAKAEAQSKKLEVKIQKMRSNLEEKLMKRMVVVHRRAEEWRAAARQQHAEQIQKAGAQAQKIINRHNTHISVHSSCGCFPCNNYQ; translated from the exons ATGGATCCCCCAAGTCCAAAGTTCTTTCAAGCTCAATCTGTATTTACTTCAGCTGGG CAACAAACAATGGACCGCAACACAAGCCTCTGTGGAAAAAGTAAAGGCAACCCGTTTGCAGTTGTAGATACATTTGATGACCCACTTTGCAAGCTCAATCTCAAAGAAACTTCGGAGTTTGTCAAGTCATTTCCTGTGGCTGTAAATGACAATAGCATTTCAGCTCAAAGAAGGGGAGTGAACTCAGTCATACAAAAGAGAATAGAAGCACCTCCCACTCCTGGAAGGCCTGTTTTTAGCTTCAGCGTTGgcaatttttcaagaaaaaatgttCCTTCAAAGTGGGATGATGCTGAGAAATGGCTAAACAGCACATCTTGCCATGGCTCTCCTGCTCATCCAATTAAGCCAGTACCAATACCAATACCAGAATCTTCCAAGAACCAGAAACAAGTTGATAATTTTAAGCAACAAATGGTGGTCTTTTCGGAAAAGTCCAGGGTCACGGAGGAAAAGGTTTCTAAAGTTATCTCAAGCTTTCAAAGTTCTCTGTCTTTGGACCACCATAATTCAGCCAGTGCTTTTAATGGGGTCTCAGTCTCAACAGATGTTTTTCTAAAAG ATAAGTTCGCAGATGAGGTACAATCAGTTTTGCCGAATTTCAAATACTCAGAGCCATCAAGAGAAGGGTTTCTATTCAGAAATACTAATGGTGAAACCATGAAAGACGTGGCTACGGAAGTGATTCATGAGGTTCAGCACAGAGATGTTGGGACAGAGATGACTCCCTTAGGCAGTTCCACTGTTTCCAGATGCCACACACCATTCACGAGCTCATCACCTGCAAGACACAATACACCCGCCAATAGGTCAGGACCATTGGCGTTAGGACATTCGAACAGCATCAATAGCACCGTTGACATTTCCCAGTTGCAGGAGTGTCATTTAGCTAAGCTACAACTTGGTACACAATATGATTCAGTGCCATCGAATTGGAGCTCAAGGGAAGAGGAGGAAGAGGAAATATCAAAGAGTTTAAGACATTTTGAAACAGGCAGTGTATGCCAGAAGAGTGCTTCAGATTCAAGAGCTGCTGCTTgggaagaagaggaaaagactAAGTGCTGCCTCAG GTACCAGAGAGAAGAAGCAAAAATACAAGCTTGGGTGAACCTTCAAAGTGCAAAAGCAGAAGCTCAATCAAAAAAACTTGAG gtgaaaattcaaaagatgAGATCAAACTTAGAAGAGAAGTTGATGAAGAGGATGGTAGTTGTTCACAGACGAGCTGAGGAATGGAGGGCAGCAGCACGGCAACAACATGCTGAGCAGATTCAGAAGGCCGGTGCACAAGCTCAGAAGATTATAAACAGACATAACACTCATATTTCTGTGCACAGCTCTTGTGGTTGCTTTCCCTGCAATAACTATcaataa
- the LOC102620751 gene encoding proteasome subunit alpha type-5: MFLTRTEYDRGVNTFSPEGRLFQVEYAIEAIKLGSTAIGLKTKEGVVLAVEKRITSPLLEPSSVEKIMEIDEHIGCAMSGLIADARTLVEHARVETQNHRFSYGEPMTVESTTQALCDLALRFGEGDEESMSRPFGVSLLIAGSDENGPSLYYTDPSGTFWQCNAKAIGSGSEGADSSLQEQYNKDLTLQEAETIALSILKQVMEEKVTPNNVDIARVAPTYHLYTPSEVEAVINRL, from the exons ATGTTCCTTACAAG GACTGAGTATGATAGAGGAGTGAACACTTTCTCTCCAGAAGGAAGATTGTTTCAGGTCGAATATGCTATTGAGGCCATTAAG CTGGGTTCAACTGCAATTGGGTTGAAGACGAAAGAAGGGGTTGTGCTTGCTGTCGAGAAACGCATTACTTCACCACTGCTG GAGCCCAGCAGTGTGGAGAAGATTATGGAAATTGATGAGCATATAGGATGTGCTATGAGTGGATTGATTGCTGATGCTCGTACACTTGTTGAACATGCAAGGGTTGAAACTCAG AATCATAGATTCTCATATGGTGAGCCAATGACCGTAGAATCTACTACACAAGCACTCTGTGACCTGGCGCTACGCTTTGGTGAAGGCGATGAAGAATCCATG TCTCGACCATTTGGAGTATCCCTTCTTATTGCTGGATCCGACGAGAATGGACCTAGCCT GTACTATACAGATCCATCTGGCACATTCTGGCAATGCAATGCAAAGGCTATTGGTTCAGGTTCAGAAGGAGCTGACAGTTCTCTCCAAGAGCAATATAACAAG GATTTAACCCTTCAGGAAGCAGAGACAATTGCTCTATCAATTTTGAAGCAAGTTATGGAAGAAAAG GTCACTCCAAACAATGTTGATATCGCAAGGGTAGCTCCAACGTATCATCTCTATACCCCTTCTGAGGTGGAGGCTGTCATCAATCGCCTATGA
- the LOC102621045 gene encoding uncharacterized protein LOC102621045 isoform X1 yields MSAFHVFLCLFFNSHLPKLLTLLFMKYTFDSCENCHCCFILKGEKERQNWLGLPVADQSHQQTMDRNTSLCGKSKGNPFAVVDTFDDPLCKLNLKETSEFVKSFPVAVNDNSISAQRRGVNSVIQKRIEAPPTPGRPVFSFSVGNFSRKNVPSKWDDAEKWLNSTSCHGSPAHPIKPVPIPIPESSKNQKQVDNFKQQMVVFSEKSRVTEEKVSKVISSFQSSLSLDHHNSASAFNGVSVSTDVFLKDKFADEVQSVLPNFKYSEPSREGFLFRNTNGETMKDVATEVIHEVQHRDVGTEMTPLGSSTVSRCHTPFTSSSPARHNTPANRSGPLALGHSNSINSTVDISQLQECHLAKLQLGTQYDSVPSNWSSREEEEEEISKSLRHFETGSVCQKSASDSRAAAWEEEEKTKCCLRYQREEAKIQAWVNLQSAKAEAQSKKLEVKIQKMRSNLEEKLMKRMVVVHRRAEEWRAAARQQHAEQIQKAGAQAQKIINRHNTHISVHSSCGCFPCNNYQ; encoded by the exons ATGAGTGCTTTTCATgtgtttttgtgtttattttttaattcccaCCTCCCAAAGCTCCTCACTCTTCTTTTTATGAAGTACACTTTCGACTCCTGTGAAAATTGTCATTGTTGTTTCATTTTGAAAGGGGAGAAAGAAAGACAGAACTGGCTTGGCCTGCCGGTGGCTGATCAATCCCAT CAACAAACAATGGACCGCAACACAAGCCTCTGTGGAAAAAGTAAAGGCAACCCGTTTGCAGTTGTAGATACATTTGATGACCCACTTTGCAAGCTCAATCTCAAAGAAACTTCGGAGTTTGTCAAGTCATTTCCTGTGGCTGTAAATGACAATAGCATTTCAGCTCAAAGAAGGGGAGTGAACTCAGTCATACAAAAGAGAATAGAAGCACCTCCCACTCCTGGAAGGCCTGTTTTTAGCTTCAGCGTTGgcaatttttcaagaaaaaatgttCCTTCAAAGTGGGATGATGCTGAGAAATGGCTAAACAGCACATCTTGCCATGGCTCTCCTGCTCATCCAATTAAGCCAGTACCAATACCAATACCAGAATCTTCCAAGAACCAGAAACAAGTTGATAATTTTAAGCAACAAATGGTGGTCTTTTCGGAAAAGTCCAGGGTCACGGAGGAAAAGGTTTCTAAAGTTATCTCAAGCTTTCAAAGTTCTCTGTCTTTGGACCACCATAATTCAGCCAGTGCTTTTAATGGGGTCTCAGTCTCAACAGATGTTTTTCTAAAAG ATAAGTTCGCAGATGAGGTACAATCAGTTTTGCCGAATTTCAAATACTCAGAGCCATCAAGAGAAGGGTTTCTATTCAGAAATACTAATGGTGAAACCATGAAAGACGTGGCTACGGAAGTGATTCATGAGGTTCAGCACAGAGATGTTGGGACAGAGATGACTCCCTTAGGCAGTTCCACTGTTTCCAGATGCCACACACCATTCACGAGCTCATCACCTGCAAGACACAATACACCCGCCAATAGGTCAGGACCATTGGCGTTAGGACATTCGAACAGCATCAATAGCACCGTTGACATTTCCCAGTTGCAGGAGTGTCATTTAGCTAAGCTACAACTTGGTACACAATATGATTCAGTGCCATCGAATTGGAGCTCAAGGGAAGAGGAGGAAGAGGAAATATCAAAGAGTTTAAGACATTTTGAAACAGGCAGTGTATGCCAGAAGAGTGCTTCAGATTCAAGAGCTGCTGCTTgggaagaagaggaaaagactAAGTGCTGCCTCAG GTACCAGAGAGAAGAAGCAAAAATACAAGCTTGGGTGAACCTTCAAAGTGCAAAAGCAGAAGCTCAATCAAAAAAACTTGAG gtgaaaattcaaaagatgAGATCAAACTTAGAAGAGAAGTTGATGAAGAGGATGGTAGTTGTTCACAGACGAGCTGAGGAATGGAGGGCAGCAGCACGGCAACAACATGCTGAGCAGATTCAGAAGGCCGGTGCACAAGCTCAGAAGATTATAAACAGACATAACACTCATATTTCTGTGCACAGCTCTTGTGGTTGCTTTCCCTGCAATAACTATcaataa